One Oryza sativa Japonica Group chromosome 8, ASM3414082v1 DNA window includes the following coding sequences:
- the LOC4344841 gene encoding germin-like protein 8-5 precursor gives MASPSSLCLLAALALISWQAMASDPSPLQDFCVADMHSPVRVNGFACLNPMEVNADHFFKAAKLDTPRKTNKVGSNVTLINVMQIPGLNTLGISIARIDYAPLGQNPPHTHPRATEILTVLEGTLYVGFVTSNPNNTLFSKVLNKGDVFVFPQGLIHFQFNPNPHQPAVAIAALSSQNPGAITIANAVFGSKPPISDEVLAKAFQVEKGTIDWLQAQFWENNHY, from the exons ATGGCCTCACCCTCTTCCTTGTGTCTCCTCGCTGCTCTCGCGTTGATCTCATGGCAGGCCATGGCCTCTGATCCTAGTCCTCTGCAGGACTTCTGCGTTGCCGATATGCACTCACCTG TGCGTGTCAATGGATTTGCTTGCTTGAACCCAATGGAAGTGAATGCAGACCATTTTTTCAAGGCAGCCAAGCTTGACACCCCTAGAAAAACAAACAAGGTTGGGTCCAACGTCACCCTAATCAACGTCATGCAGATTCCTGGTCTCAACACACTCGGCATCTCAATTGCGCGCATTGACTATGCACCCTTGGGACAGAACCCACCGCACACACATCCCCGTGCCACTGAGATCCTCACGGTGCTTGAGGGAACATTATATGTCGGCTTCGTCACATCTAACCCAAACAACACGTTATTTTCCAAGGTACTCAACAAGGGTGATGTGTTCGTGTTCCCTCAGGGGCTCATCCACTTCCAATTCAACCCTAACCCACATCAGCCTGCTGTTGCAATTGCTGCACTTAGCAGCCAAAACCCCGGTGCCATTACCATTGCAAATGCAGTGTTTGGATCAAAGCCACCAATCTCGGATGAAGTTTTAGCGAAGGCATTTCAAGTTGAGAAGGGTACTATAGACTGGCTCCAGGCTCAGTTCTGGGAGAACAACCACTACTAA
- the LOC4344840 gene encoding germin-like protein 8-4 precursor: MASSSSLYLLAALLALASWQAIAFDPSPLQDFCVADMKSPVRVNGFPCKNPMEVNSDDFFNAAKFDMPRSTMNKVGSNVTNLNVLNFPGLNTLGISLARIDYAPLGVNPPHIHPRATELLTVLEGTLYVGFVTSNPNRLFSKVVHKGDTFVFPKAMIHFQMNLDHNKPAVAQSSLNSQNPGVITIASAVFGSKPPISDDVLTKAFQVEKKVIDWLKSQFWESNY, translated from the exons AtggcctcctcttcttccttgtATCTCCTAGCTGCTCTGCTTGCGCTGGCCTCATGGCAGGCCATTGCTTTTGATCCTAGCCCACTCCAAGATTTTTGTGTTGCTGACATGAAATCACCTG TGAGGGTAAATGGATTCCCTTGCAAGAACCCAATGGAGGTGAACTCGGACGACTTTTTCAACGCGGCCAAGTTTGACATGCCTAGGAGTACCATGAACAAGGTTGGATCCAACGTCACCAACCTCAACGTTCTAAATTTCCCGGGGCTCAACACCCTCGGCATCTCGCTGGCCCGCATCGACTATGCGCCTTTAGGTGTGAACCCACCACACATTCACCCACGTGCTACCGAGCTCCTCACTGTGCTTGAGGGAACACTCTATGTTGGCTTTGTCACGTCTAACCCAAACAGGCTCTTCTCTAAGGTGGTTCATAAGGGTGACACATTTGTGTTTCCTAAGGCAATGATCCACTTCCAAATGAATTTAGACCACAATAAACCAGCAGTTGCCCAGTCATCACTCAACAGTCAAAACCCTGGAGTTATTACAATTGCTAGTGCGGTGTTTGGATCAAAGCCACCAATCTCTGATGATGTTCTGACCAAGGCATTTCAAGTGGAAAAGAAGGTGATTGATTGGCTCAAATCTCAGTTCTGGGAGAGCAACTACTGA